The DNA region GGCCGATGATGATTTTGTTCTTGCTCGGTACCTGATTCACCGTCAGCACGGCGCTCAGGTAGTTGTCGGCATTTTGGTAAGGCCAGTAGCTGAGCGTGCCATCGGCTTGGGTTTCGCGCAGTTCGGTGCGTGGATAGACACTGTCTTTGGTGTGCGAGCCGTTGACCGGCACCCAGAAGCTGATGCTGTCGTCGTCATTACGGCGGAAGTACTGGCTCTCGTAGCCGTTGTTGAGGCGCTGGGTATCGATGAGGGTGGCGGAATCGTAGGCGGGGATGGTGAGGTTCCATGTCGTGAGGTCGAGCATTGCTAAGTCCTTTTGTGGCTGAGGGGAAAGAAGCCCCTTTTCGGTAGCCAAGGACCGTACAAGTTCAGACCAAGTGACGAGTGGGGCGCTGCTTTTCAATCAGCTGCAGCCGTCAGTGGCCACTAGCCCGCTATTTTCAAGGCCAATGGCCTGTTCGCGGGTATGCCGCTGCTCGATTATCCGCTGGCGGCATGCGCAGTGAAGGCGTTGGAGTGATGCATGCCTGTTCCGCCATCCATCACTCCGCCGCCTTTTGACTCGCTTAGACGGACTCAGGCTTGGCCTTTGGCGAAGACGTCGACGGCAGCAAGCCATCGGCACGGAACATCGCCTTGATACCCCGTACGGCCTGACGGATACGATCCTGGTTCTCGATCAGGGCGAAGCGCACATGGTCGTTGCCGTAGTCACCGAAACCGATGCCGGGCGACACGCAGACCTTGGCCTCGGCCAGCAACTTCTTGGCGAACTCCAACGAGCCGAGTTGGGCGTACGGCTCGGGGATTTTCGCCCAGACATACATCGAGGCTTTCGGGTTATCGACCATCCAGCCGGCCTCGTGCAGGCCACGCACCAGCACATCCCGACGCTGCTGGTAGTTCGCGGTGATCTCGCGTACGCATTGTTGATCGCCTTCCAGCGCGGCAATCGCGGCAACTTGCAGCGGGGTGAAGGTGCCGTAGTCGTGGTAACTCTTGATTCGCGCCAGGGCATTCACCAGCTCGGGATTACCGACCATGAAACCGATCCGCCAGCCGGCCATGTTGTAGCTCTTGGACAGGGTGAAAAACTCCACCGCGATGTCCTTGGCGCCGGGCACCTGCATGATCGACGGTGCTTTCCAGCCGTCGTAGACGATGTCGGCGTAGGCCAGGTCGTGCACCACCAGTACGTCGTACTGCTTGGCCAGGGCGACAATCCGCTCGAAGAAATCCAGCTCCACGCACTGAGCGGTGGGGTTGGAGGGGAAGCCGATAATCAGCATCTTTGGCTTTGGGATGCTCTCGCGGATTGCCCGTTCCACCTCGGCGAAGAAGTCCACGCCGGGTACCAGCGGTACGGAGCGCACCTGGGCGCCGGCGATAACTGCGCCGTAGATATGGATCGGGTAGCTCGGGTTGGGCACCAACACCGTGTCACCGTGGTCGAGGGTGGCGAGCATTAGATGCGCCAGGCCTTCCTTGGAGCCGATGGTGACGATGGCCTCGTGCTCAGGGTCGATGTCCACGGCATAGCGGTCGGCGTACCAGCGCGAGATCGCTCGGCGCAGGCGTGGGATGCCTTTGGAGGTGGAGTAGCCGTGGGTGTCTTCGCGCTGGGCGACTTGCACCAGCTTTTCGACGATGTGCGGCGGGGTGGCGCCGTCGGGGTTGCCCATGCTCAGGTCGATAATGTCCTCGCCGCGGCGGCGGGCAGCCATCTTCAGCTCGGCAGTGATGTTGAAAACGTAGGGGGGGAGACGATCGATGCGCGCAAAGCGGCGCGAAGCTTGGTCAGCCATGCTTTCCTCGGAGACGTAAGCGCCCGGAACCGTCCGAGCGACGTTGGCCACTGTGGTGACCGGAGGCGAAGATAAGCGGGGGGCGGGGCCGTTGTCGAGTTTTCTGAGCTTTCGAAGGGATTGTAGGGTGGATGACGCACTATCCATCCACCCTACATTGCCAGCCAATTTCCACTCTGTTGGGGTTCAAGGGCCGAGCAGTTCGTTCATGGCGATGATCTGTTCGGCCACCTGAATCAACTTCTGCTGGCGGCTCATGGCCTGGCGGCGCATCAGGGTATAGGCCTCTTCCTCGTTGCAATTTTTCATTTTCATCAGCATGCCTTTGGCTAGCTCAATGCGCTTGCGCTCGGCCAGTTGGGCATCGCGTGCCTGCAGTTGCGCACGCAGCGCCTGGTCGCTCTCGAAGCGGGCCATGGCAACGTCGAGAATCGGCTGCAGACGCTGGGCCTGGATGCCCTCGACGATATAGGCGCTGACCCCTGACTGGATGGCTTGGCGCATCACGTCAGGGTCGTGCTCATCGGTGAACATGACGATGGGCCGCGGCTGATCGCGGCTGACCAACACCACTTGCTCCATCACGTCACGGCCGGGGGACTCGGTGTCGATCAGGATCACGTCGGGCCGCACGGCTTCGACTCGGGCAGGCAGGTCGATGGTCAGCCCGGATTCGTCGATAACCTCGAAACCCGCTTCGGTCAGTGCAGCCTTGAGGCGGCCGAACTTCTTCGCGGTGTCGTTGATCAGGAGGATGCGCAGCATTGGGGAGGTCATCCTCTGGCTTAAAGGGCTAGCGACTGTGGCGCATCGGCCAGGGCATGCAGGGCAAAGCTGCGCGCATAGCCGGCCGGGTCGGAGCCGTCCCAGACTTTGCCATCGAGCAAGGTGGCGCTGCGCATGGGCGTGGCTGGCACGGCGATGCCCAGGGCGCTGGCGGCCTCACGGTAGAGCTCGAGTTGCTGCACCTGTTGGGCGATGCCGAGGTAGTCCGGATCATCCCGCAGCAGGCCCCAGCGGCGGAATTGGGTCATGAACCACAGGCCGTCGGACAGATAGGGCATGTTTGCCGCCCCCTCGGCGTGGAAGCGCAGCGGATGCCGGTCGTGCCAGGCGTTGCCGAGCCCGTCTTGGTATTGGCCGAGGAAGCGCGGCAGGATTGCTGAGAGCGGGGCATCGATGTACTCGCTGCCGCTGATCAGTTGCGCAGTGCTGCGTTGGTTTTCTGTGCTCGCGTCGATAAAGCGACTTGCTTCGAGAACTGCCATGGTCAGAGCGCGCGCGGTGTTGGGGTAGCGCTCGACGAATTCATGGGTGACGCCGAGCACTTTCTCCGGGTGATCGGCCCAGATCATCTGGCTGGTGGCGATGGTGAAGCCTTGGCCTTGCTCTACCGCGAGCGCGCCCCACGGGCCGCCTGCGCAAAAGCCATCGATCCGTGCCGCTTTGAGGTGAGCGAGCATTTGCGCGGGCGGTACGACCACCGTGTTCACATCATGCAGCGGATGAATGCCGTGGCTGGCCAGCCAGTAGTTGAGCCACATGGCATGGGTGCCGGTCGGGAAGGTCTGGGCGAAGGTGAGTTTTGCACCGCTTTGGCGCACGCAGCTGGCGAGCGCTTCAGGAGTGGTCATGCCGGCACGTTTGAGCGGTTCGGACAGGTTGATCGCCTGGCCGTTCTGGCACAGGCCCATGAGGATGGCCATCTCGCAGGCAGGCCCACCCAGCCCGAGGTGAATGCCATAAACCTGGCCGTAGAGCGCCTGGGCGGCGTCCAGTTCGCGGGTCAGCAGCTTATCGCGCAGGCTGGCCCAGGATGCTTGGCGTTGCAGGTTTAGCGTCAGGCCATAAGGCTGGGCGAAGCCCTGGGTGGCTGCGACGATCAGCGAAGCCGAGTCGGTCAGGGCCATAAAACCGAGGTTGAGCGCACTCTTTTCAGGCGCATCCGAGCCGGCGACCCAGGCCTGGGCAGTCGTGCGGGTGTTGTCTTGGCTATCATCGGTCATTGCTGTGCTGTCCCTGAATCATGCGCACCGCTCTAGGTACGGCCAGAGCAGTGGCCGGTAGCGAAGCGATTGTCTATGGCTGACTTCGACGTAGGCGTCAGCGCTGTGGCTAAGGCTCAAGCAAGCGATATGCCAGTCGGGGAGCGAAGCTTTCCCCGGCGGTGATCCAGGAGCGCAGATAGATCATGTCTCTGTGGCCGGGGTGGCAGAAGCAAAAGATGCGTGACTGTGCTGCGTTCCCAGTCCAATACCTGGCCCCAGAAAGAAAACCCCGCCGAAGCAGGGTAAAGGTTGAGGAAGGGGCGTACCTCAACGTTCGATGATCTGTTTCACCTGGGCCTGCGGGATATGCTGCTTGCGGCCTTCGCTGTCCTCGAATTCGAGCATCCCGGTGTCGTCGTCCAGTTCCGGCTTGTTGTCGGTGGTGAGCAACTGGCCATCGACGGTGGCGATGATGTATTCGTTGGCGCAGCCAGTCAGGCCAAGTACGCAGAGTACGGCAAGAATCCAATGCTTCATGGGGCCCTCCTGATACTTGAAAAGGTCCGCATTCGGCGGTCCCTAATCAGAAAATAGCTGTTGCAGGCGGAGCTGCAAGGTGTTCCGGAAAAGAAAAAGCCCCGCACTAGGCGGGGCTCTTTTTGATGCGTTGCTTCGTTAGGCTTGAACGACCGGGATATTGGCGTTCGCAGCCGCTTCACGGAACTCGGCGATCTGGTCGAAGCTCAGGTAGCGATAAACGTCGGCAGCCATGCTGTCGATGTCGGCCGCGTACACCATGTACTCCTCGACGGTTGGCAGCTTGCCGAGGATGGAGGCAACAGCCGCCAGCTCAGCCGAAGCCAGGTACACGTTGGCACCATCGCCCAGGCGGTTCGGGAAGTTACGGGTAGAGGTCGAAACCACGGTGGATTTGGCTTCTACACGCGCCTGGTTACCCATGCACAGCGAGCAACCCGGCATTTCCATACGGGCGCCAGCTTTGCCGTAGATACCGTAGTAGCCTTCTTCGGTCAGCTGGTGCGCGTCCATCTTGGTCGGCGGAGCCAGCCACAGACGGGTCGGAATGCTGCCTTTGACTTTTTCCAGCAACTTGCCGGCGGCGCGGAAGTGACCGATGTTGGTCATGCAGGAGCCGATGAACACTTCGTCGATCTTCTCGCCAGCCACGCTGGAGAGCAGGCGAGCGTCGTCCGGGTCGTTCGGCGCGCAGAGCACCGGCTCTTTCACGTCGGCCAGGTCGATCTCGATGATCTCGGCGTATTCGGCATCTTTGTCCGCTTCCATCAGTTCCGGATTGGCCAGCCAGGCTTCCATCGCTTGTGCGCGGCGTTCCAGAGTACGCGGGTCACCGTAACCTTCACCGATCATCCAGCGCAGCAGGGTGATGTTGGAGTTCAGGTACTCGGCGATGGACTCTTTCGACAGCTTGATGGTGCAACCGGCAGCCGAACGTTCAGCCGAGGCGTCGGACAGCTCGAAGGCTTGTTCGACGGTCAGCTCTTCCAGACCTTCGATCTCGAGGATGCGACCGGAGAAAGCGTTCTTCTTGCCTTTCTTCTCTACGGTCAGCAGGCCAGCCTGGATCGCATAGTAAGGAATGGCGTGGACCAGATCGCGCAGGGTGACGCCCGGTTGCAGTTTGCCTTTGAAGCGCACCAGCACCGATTCCGGCATGTCCAGCGGCATCACGCCGGTGGCGGCGGCGAACGCGACCAGACCGGAACCAGCCGGGAAGGAGATGCCGATCGGGAAACGGGTGTGCGAGTCACCACCGGTACCGACGGTATCCGGCAGCAGCATGCGGTTCAGCCAGCTGTGGATGATGCCGTCGCCCGGACGCAGGGAAACACCGCCGCGGGTCATGATGAAGTCCGGCAGGGTGTGGTGGGTGGTGACGTCGATCGGCTTCGGATAGGCCGCGGTGTGGCAGAACGACTGCATCACCAGGTCAGTGGAGAAGCCCAGGCAAGCCAGGTCTTTCAGCTCGTCACGAGTCATCGGGCCAGTGGTGTCCTGGGAGCCGACGGTGGTCATTTTCGGTTCGCAGTAGGTGCCTGGACGAACGCCAGTCACGCCGCATGCCTTGCCAACCATTTTCTGCGCCAGGGTGTAACCCTTGGTGCTGGCGGCCGGTTGCTCCGGCAGCTTGAACAGGTTGGACGCCGGCAGACCCAGCTCGGCACGCGCTTTTTCAGTCAGACCACGGCCGATGATCAGCGGGATACGGCCGCCAGCGCGGACTTCGTCGAGCAGAACTGGGGTCTTCATTTCGAAGGTGGCCAGCACTTCTTCACTGTCGTGCTTGGTAACTTTACCGGCGTAGGGGTAAACGTCGATCACGTCGCCCATGTTCAGCTTGGAGACGTCGAACTCGATCGGCAGGGCGCCGGCATCTTCCATGGTGTTGTAGAAGATCGGGGCGATTTTGCTGCCGAAGCAGAAGCCGCCAGCGCGCTTGTTCGGGACATAAGGAACGTCGTCACCGAAGAACCACAGCACCGAGTTGGTCGCGGATTTACGCGAAGAGCCGGTGCCGACTACGTCACCGACGTAGGCAATCGGGAAGCCTTTGGCGCGGATGGTTTCGATCTGCTTTAGCGGGCCGATGGCGCCTTGCTGATCAGGTTCGATGCCGTCACGGGCCATTTTCAGCATGGCCAGGGCGTGCAGCGGGATATCCGGACGGGACCAGGCGTCGGGCGCCGGGGACAGGTCGTCGGTGTTGGTTTCGCCGGTGACCTTGAAGACGGTCAGGCTGATCTTGTCGGCTAGGGTCGGGCGGTTCTTGAACCACTCGCCATCGGCCCAGGACTGCAGTACGGCTTTGGCGTGAACGTTACCGTTCTTGGCTTTTTCCGCGACGTCGTGGAAGGCGTCGAACATCAGCAGGGTGTGTTTGAGCTCGTCGGCAGCAACCGGAGCCAGCTCGGCGTTATCCAGCAGATCGACCAGGGTGACGATGTTGTAGCCGCCCTGCATGGTGCCGAGCAGCTCGACGGCGCGCTTTTTGTCCAGCAGTGGCGAGCTGACTTCGCCTTTGGCCAGCGCCGAGAGGAAGGCGGCCTTGACGTAGGCCGCTTCGTCCACACCGGGCGGAACACGGTTGGTGATCAGATCAACGAGTAATGCTTCCTCGCCAGCAGGCGGGTTCTTCAGCAGCTCAACCAGGCCTGCGGTTTGTTCGGCGTTTAGCGGCTGGGGCACGATGCCCTGAGCGGCACGCTCTGCGATGTGTTTGCGATAGGCTTCAAGCACAGTTATTACCCTCATCAGTGGTCCCATAGGGTTGTCCGGGACGCATCCAGAAGCTGCTTTCAAAGTTTTACGCCGGCAGGACGAACTAGATGAGGGCTGGCTGGGGCACCTGAGGGGGCGTGGTACCCCAGCCAACGGCGTTCCTGCTGGATTAACTGTGCTCGTGACGCTTTGAAAACAGCTTCTAACGGACATGACGCCTAAGAATGGCGGGCCGATTCTACTGGAAAAGACTCGCGAAGTTAAGACAAAAGCCCCACATGCCAGGCTGTGTGAAAACGTAGCGAGCGAAGATTAGACAAGGCAAAAACAGGCGAAAATGCGCAGTTTACGTGTTGTAAATGAGCATTTTGAGTCTGTTTTTAACGCCGTATAACCGAGCGCAGTAGTTTTCACACAGCCTGCTGCGCTGGGGTGACCCTACTTAGACAAAGGGCTAAGATGCCCAACTGTTTCCCCTCTGCTTGTACCTCCACGCCATGTCTAATCAACGTATCAAGACGCCTTGCGTCGGCCTCTGTTCCACTGTTTACGGTGATCTGGTGTGCCGCGGCTGCAAGCGCTTCCATCACGAGGTCGTGAACTGGAATCTCTATAACGAAGAGGAGAAGCGTGCGGTTTGGCGACGTCTGGAAATCCTGCTGGTACAGGTCATGACGGCGAAGCTGGATGTTTTCGATGCCGTTCGTCTACGCACCCAGTTGGAGCGGCGCAAAATTCGCTTCGTCCCCGAGCAGTCGGCCTATTGCTGGGCATATCAACTGATTGCCCGTGGCGCCCGCGTCATCAGCCAGCTGGACGCTTATGGCATGACATTGTTGCCTGAGTTTCGCGGTTGGGCGTTGCCGGAGCTGCGCGACGCCATCGATCGTGAGTTCTTTCTGCTGTCCGAGGCGCATTACGAGCGCTATATCGCGCCGAAATTCCTCCGCGAAGGCCTGGAGATATTCGCGTCTGATCGCTGAGCTAAGCACGAAAAAGCCGCCCGTTCAGGCTGTGTGAAAACTACTGCGCTCGGTTATACGGCGTTAAAAACAGGCTCAAAATGCTCATTTACACCGCGTAAACTGCGCTTTTTCGCCTGTTTTGACTCGCTGGCGCTCGCCCTTCGGGCCAGCCTGCGGCTGTTACTCCGCTCCGCACCGCTGCGCCTTGTCTAACTTTCGCTCGCTTCGTTTTCACACGGCCTGCGTTGGCGGCTTTTTCGTGGCTGTCGGTTAGGGGTTGCGCTGAGGTTTCTCCATCGCGGGCAGGTGCTCCTCATAGGGTTCTAGCAAGTGGACGTCACTGTCGTGGGGTTTCAACACCAGCACGTCGCTCTCCACTCGATCGAGCAGGGCTTCGGCGGTATTGCCGATGAGCATGCTGGGAAGGCCTTTGCGCGCGACTGTGCCAATTACGCAGATAACCGCCGCGAGTTCATGGGCCATCTGCGGAATCACGGCTTTGGCTGGACCCTCGGCAACATGCAATTGGTGGTCGTGGAGCTCATACTCATTCTGGAACCAGCTACACGCCTCCAGGTAATGGGCGGCGTTGCCGGCGGGCATGAGACGGCTTGGATCGGCAGAGGAAAAAAACACTTGCGGGTAGGCGCAGACCACATGCACTGAGCCGTGGATCAAGGCGGCAAGATCGACGGCATGGACGATGATGCTGCCCTGCAGATCACGGTGTTCGCCCTCATGGTTGTCGACGTCCATGGCCGCCAAGACCAGGCCGCCATTCCAGGGGCGATTGGTTTTGGCCATCAATACCGGGACCGGACAGTGTCGCAGCAGCTTCCAGTCCTCGGGGGTAAGCAGGTTCTTGGTCAGCGGGTTGTCCGGGTAATGCTGCTTGATCACCAGATCGCATGCGTTGGTCTGCTGGGCGGTTAGTATGGCGTCGGTGGGATGGAGGTGATCGCAGTTGGCCTGTTGGGTCGTAACCCTGAAGCCTTCTCCCTTGAGTGCTTCGCTTAATCTGCGGATGAAGGGGGTGTGGTCATGCCTATGGTCGCAGAACAGCAGGTGAAGATCGGCGTGGATGGCATTGGCGATGTGTTTTGCTCGTCTAAGCGCCAGGCCATCGGATTGCTCGGGGTTGAGCACTACCAGAATGCGGCGGATGCGTTGCATGGCAATCTCCTCCAACTCAGGGAAGCGTGATTACGGGCTGACCTCTCCTACTTCTTGGGGCTGATTTAAAGGACAGCAGGTCTTGCTCGCTGAGTGAATCTGCATGCTAGGCCTGTGGCGATTGGCCAAGGCAGTTGGTTGGCTGGGGCGTTCGATTTGTGCCTAAGTGTGTGGTCGATGGTTGTGATGGTTATAGGGCCAGGAGGATGCCGCGGCGTCGGCCGATGGACTCGGTGGTGGGGCGGCCAGTTCTTCCAGGTGGTTGATGATGTCGTCTGGTTTGAGCACTAGTACATCACTCTCCAGGGTGTCCAGAATCATCTCGGCGGTGTTACCGATCAGTGCGCCTGACAGACCGGTACGGGCCACGCTCCCGATCACCGTGAGCGCGGCCTTGAGCTTGTGCGCGATGTACGGGATCAGCACATCGGCGGAACCTTCCTCGATATGCAGGCGTTCGTCGCTGATGTCGAATTCGGCCTGGAACGTCTTGCACTGTTCGCGATAGAAAGCCTGGATGCTCTCCTTGAGCTGGAGCACGGGGTCGGCCGCCGAGAGCATGGGGTAGGGATGGGCGCTCATCATGTGTAGAGTGCCGCCGGCCAGTTCGGCGATGTCGTAGCCGTGGCTGACGATGCCGGAATGCAGGACGCGGTGTTCGATGTCGCTGTTGCCGGCATCGACGGCCGCGAGAATGGTGCCGCCGGTCCAGGGCGTGGCGGTTTTCACTATCAGCACCGGGCTGGGGCAATAGCGCAGCAGCTTCCAGTCCTCGGGGGTGAGGAGGGACTTCGCCAGCGGGTGGTCGGGCAGGTGCTGCTTGATCACCAGGCCACAGCCCTCCGCCTGTTGGGCGGCGATGATGGTCTTGTGCGAACTCCCATGCCAGGCCTGCTGGGCGCTGACGCTATAGCCCTCCTGTGCCAGGGCGCTTTGCATGTCGTTCAGGTAGGAGGAATGGTTGAGTCGCTTGTCGCAGGCCAGCAGATGCAGGTGCGACTGAGTGGCGCTGGCAATCATTTTGGCCCTGTTGAGAATCAGATCCTCAGGTTGCTGCGAATCCACCACCACCAAGGTGTTACGGATGGTGTGCATGAGTGTCTCCCTGTGCGTGAGTACGGCTTTCATGGCCACGGACGATCTTGGCTCATGTCCCTTCGGGCGGGTTGTGCGCGTTAATGGCCAACCCTTGCCCTTCCGTCAGCCGGAAGCTCACCCACCGACATCATGCACGCGACAGCTGAAATCGAATCCTACCTGCTCAGTCCGATTGTTGACGCTTGAATCGAGCTGGCATTAATAACCACGGAACTGCGGCTGATCGCTCATGCAACTGCGAAAGCTGCCTCAACAGCGCTGACGCTGTTGTCCATTGCATTTACATCGAGAAGGCCGATCTGTAACACGCCCCGTCGCGCCTGGTGCCGGAGGAGCTGCGCCACTTCGTGCGGGTTGCGCTGCTGGCAAGGGAAGCGCGCTAGCGTCTACCGCCCTCAATGCCGCGCCTGCATGTGCCTATCCGCCCGCTCAAGCGACACACCCAAGTGGATGCCCCGATCCTGGGGGTATCTATCGAGGTGCTCTCCGGTGAGCGTTTCTGCTCAAGGGGCAACAGATCTTGCTCACTCAACTCAACGGATGAGTATGGTGGCTATTCTGTTTCACGCTTAGGCAGTTGGTCGCCTGAGTCAGTCGATTTATGTCTAAGCGTATGGGAAATGGTTATATGGCACGGCGGGCGCCTAGGCACCCGCTGACGGGCTCAGCGCTGGGCTACCAGCTCTTCCAGATGGGCGATGATCGCATCGGGTTTGAGTACCAAGACATCGCTTTCCAGGGTGTCCAGCACCACCTCGGCGGTGTTGCCGATCAGCGCGCCGGAAAGACCACTGCGCGCCACGGTGCCGATCACCGTGACCGCGGCGTTGAGCTTGTGGGCCATGTACGGGATCAGCACATCGGCCGGGCCTTCTTCTATGTGCAATTGCTCGTCGCTGAAGTCGTACTCGGCCTGGAAGGCTTTGCACTGCTCACGGTATTGCGCCTCAATGGTTTCCTTGAGCTGGAACACCGGGTCGGCGGCTGAGAGCATGGGCGAGGGGTGGGCGCTGATCACGTGCAGGCTCGCTTTGGCCAAGCCGGCGATCTCATAGGCGTGATTGATGATGCTGGCGTGTAGCGTGCGGTGCTCGCCATCAGCGTTGCCGACATCGACGGCGGCGAGGATGATGCCGCCGGCCCAGGGGGTGTCGGTCTTTACCATCAAGACTGGTCCCGGGCAGTAACGCAGCAGCTTCCAGTCATCCGGGGTAAGTAGAGCTTTTTTCAGTGGATTGTCCGGGCGGTGTTGCTTGATCACCAGCCCGCAGCCTTCGGCCTGCTGCGCGGTGATGATGGTCTGATGCAGGTTGTCGTGCCAGTCCTGTTGGCTGGAAACGCTGTAACCCTCCTGCTGCAATGTGCTGCTGAGGTCAGAGAGGAGGGCCGAGTGATCATGTTTTTTGCCGCAGATCAGCAGGTGCAGATGCGACTGAGTCACTCCAGCGATCAGCTTGGCTCGTTTCAGCGCGAGACCTTCCGGTAGCTCGGGCTCGATTATCACCAGAATGCTGCGAATGGCTTGCATGGTCGTCTCCCTGCGAGTGATTGCTAAGGTCTTACATCACTATAGTTGTCGGCTGCGGTCGATGTTCATGACTCATATCAAGCACTCGACTGGTCGTCTTCGGCTGCATTCGTATAATGGCCCGCCCTAGGCCTGCCTGCCAGCGTCGAAATGACGCCCTGTGAGATCATGCAATCGCTCCCCGAAATTGAC from Pseudomonas cavernicola includes:
- the alaC gene encoding alanine transaminase, whose product is MADQASRRFARIDRLPPYVFNITAELKMAARRRGEDIIDLSMGNPDGATPPHIVEKLVQVAQREDTHGYSTSKGIPRLRRAISRWYADRYAVDIDPEHEAIVTIGSKEGLAHLMLATLDHGDTVLVPNPSYPIHIYGAVIAGAQVRSVPLVPGVDFFAEVERAIRESIPKPKMLIIGFPSNPTAQCVELDFFERIVALAKQYDVLVVHDLAYADIVYDGWKAPSIMQVPGAKDIAVEFFTLSKSYNMAGWRIGFMVGNPELVNALARIKSYHDYGTFTPLQVAAIAALEGDQQCVREITANYQQRRDVLVRGLHEAGWMVDNPKASMYVWAKIPEPYAQLGSLEFAKKLLAEAKVCVSPGIGFGDYGNDHVRFALIENQDRIRQAVRGIKAMFRADGLLPSTSSPKAKPESV
- a CDS encoding ANTAR domain-containing response regulator; the protein is MLRILLINDTAKKFGRLKAALTEAGFEVIDESGLTIDLPARVEAVRPDVILIDTESPGRDVMEQVVLVSRDQPRPIVMFTDEHDPDVMRQAIQSGVSAYIVEGIQAQRLQPILDVAMARFESDQALRAQLQARDAQLAERKRIELAKGMLMKMKNCNEEEAYTLMRRQAMSRQQKLIQVAEQIIAMNELLGP
- a CDS encoding CmpA/NrtA family ABC transporter substrate-binding protein, which translates into the protein MTDDSQDNTRTTAQAWVAGSDAPEKSALNLGFMALTDSASLIVAATQGFAQPYGLTLNLQRQASWASLRDKLLTRELDAAQALYGQVYGIHLGLGGPACEMAILMGLCQNGQAINLSEPLKRAGMTTPEALASCVRQSGAKLTFAQTFPTGTHAMWLNYWLASHGIHPLHDVNTVVVPPAQMLAHLKAARIDGFCAGGPWGALAVEQGQGFTIATSQMIWADHPEKVLGVTHEFVERYPNTARALTMAVLEASRFIDASTENQRSTAQLISGSEYIDAPLSAILPRFLGQYQDGLGNAWHDRHPLRFHAEGAANMPYLSDGLWFMTQFRRWGLLRDDPDYLGIAQQVQQLELYREAASALGIAVPATPMRSATLLDGKVWDGSDPAGYARSFALHALADAPQSLAL
- a CDS encoding YgdI/YgdR family lipoprotein; the encoded protein is MKHWILAVLCVLGLTGCANEYIIATVDGQLLTTDNKPELDDDTGMLEFEDSEGRKQHIPQAQVKQIIER
- the acnB gene encoding bifunctional aconitate hydratase 2/2-methylisocitrate dehydratase, which codes for MLEAYRKHIAERAAQGIVPQPLNAEQTAGLVELLKNPPAGEEALLVDLITNRVPPGVDEAAYVKAAFLSALAKGEVSSPLLDKKRAVELLGTMQGGYNIVTLVDLLDNAELAPVAADELKHTLLMFDAFHDVAEKAKNGNVHAKAVLQSWADGEWFKNRPTLADKISLTVFKVTGETNTDDLSPAPDAWSRPDIPLHALAMLKMARDGIEPDQQGAIGPLKQIETIRAKGFPIAYVGDVVGTGSSRKSATNSVLWFFGDDVPYVPNKRAGGFCFGSKIAPIFYNTMEDAGALPIEFDVSKLNMGDVIDVYPYAGKVTKHDSEEVLATFEMKTPVLLDEVRAGGRIPLIIGRGLTEKARAELGLPASNLFKLPEQPAASTKGYTLAQKMVGKACGVTGVRPGTYCEPKMTTVGSQDTTGPMTRDELKDLACLGFSTDLVMQSFCHTAAYPKPIDVTTHHTLPDFIMTRGGVSLRPGDGIIHSWLNRMLLPDTVGTGGDSHTRFPIGISFPAGSGLVAFAAATGVMPLDMPESVLVRFKGKLQPGVTLRDLVHAIPYYAIQAGLLTVEKKGKKNAFSGRILEIEGLEELTVEQAFELSDASAERSAAGCTIKLSKESIAEYLNSNITLLRWMIGEGYGDPRTLERRAQAMEAWLANPELMEADKDAEYAEIIEIDLADVKEPVLCAPNDPDDARLLSSVAGEKIDEVFIGSCMTNIGHFRAAGKLLEKVKGSIPTRLWLAPPTKMDAHQLTEEGYYGIYGKAGARMEMPGCSLCMGNQARVEAKSTVVSTSTRNFPNRLGDGANVYLASAELAAVASILGKLPTVEEYMVYAADIDSMAADVYRYLSFDQIAEFREAAANANIPVVQA
- a CDS encoding DUF1289 domain-containing protein; amino-acid sequence: MSNQRIKTPCVGLCSTVYGDLVCRGCKRFHHEVVNWNLYNEEEKRAVWRRLEILLVQVMTAKLDVFDAVRLRTQLERRKIRFVPEQSAYCWAYQLIARGARVISQLDAYGMTLLPEFRGWALPELRDAIDREFFLLSEAHYERYIAPKFLREGLEIFASDR
- a CDS encoding universal stress protein; its protein translation is MQRIRRILVVLNPEQSDGLALRRAKHIANAIHADLHLLFCDHRHDHTPFIRRLSEALKGEGFRVTTQQANCDHLHPTDAILTAQQTNACDLVIKQHYPDNPLTKNLLTPEDWKLLRHCPVPVLMAKTNRPWNGGLVLAAMDVDNHEGEHRDLQGSIIVHAVDLAALIHGSVHVVCAYPQVFFSSADPSRLMPAGNAAHYLEACSWFQNEYELHDHQLHVAEGPAKAVIPQMAHELAAVICVIGTVARKGLPSMLIGNTAEALLDRVESDVLVLKPHDSDVHLLEPYEEHLPAMEKPQRNP
- a CDS encoding universal stress protein; this translates as MHTIRNTLVVVDSQQPEDLILNRAKMIASATQSHLHLLACDKRLNHSSYLNDMQSALAQEGYSVSAQQAWHGSSHKTIIAAQQAEGCGLVIKQHLPDHPLAKSLLTPEDWKLLRYCPSPVLIVKTATPWTGGTILAAVDAGNSDIEHRVLHSGIVSHGYDIAELAGGTLHMMSAHPYPMLSAADPVLQLKESIQAFYREQCKTFQAEFDISDERLHIEEGSADVLIPYIAHKLKAALTVIGSVARTGLSGALIGNTAEMILDTLESDVLVLKPDDIINHLEELAAPPPSPSADAAASSWPYNHHNHRPHT
- a CDS encoding universal stress protein: MQAIRSILVIIEPELPEGLALKRAKLIAGVTQSHLHLLICGKKHDHSALLSDLSSTLQQEGYSVSSQQDWHDNLHQTIITAQQAEGCGLVIKQHRPDNPLKKALLTPDDWKLLRYCPGPVLMVKTDTPWAGGIILAAVDVGNADGEHRTLHASIINHAYEIAGLAKASLHVISAHPSPMLSAADPVFQLKETIEAQYREQCKAFQAEYDFSDEQLHIEEGPADVLIPYMAHKLNAAVTVIGTVARSGLSGALIGNTAEVVLDTLESDVLVLKPDAIIAHLEELVAQR